Proteins co-encoded in one Candidatus Paracaedibacteraceae bacterium genomic window:
- a CDS encoding flagellar assembly protein FliX: protein MVTTPKVGAPSSIAPVKTATLKPKDISAGKFSSKEASKTKPTGETYQTFSVSALSTLMFDEGSKRQQHQAVVYGNELLDQLEKIRKGLISGALSPADIQDLMQKLKNRPNLSVDPQLEELIREIETRAAVELAKLES from the coding sequence ATGGTTACAACACCTAAAGTTGGGGCTCCGAGCTCGATTGCTCCGGTCAAGACAGCAACATTAAAACCTAAAGATATTTCAGCTGGTAAGTTTTCCTCCAAAGAAGCATCGAAAACGAAGCCAACAGGTGAGACCTATCAAACATTTTCTGTTTCTGCTCTCTCAACATTGATGTTTGATGAAGGCTCGAAACGTCAACAGCATCAAGCGGTTGTTTATGGTAATGAGTTGCTGGATCAATTGGAAAAAATCCGTAAAGGACTCATTTCTGGGGCACTTTCACCGGCAGATATTCAAGATCTGATGCAAAAATTGAAAAATCGTCCGAACCTCAGTGTCGATCCGCAATTAGAAGAACTTATCCGCGAGATTGAGACACGGGCTGCGGTTGAGCTGGCGAAGTTGGAATCTTAG
- a CDS encoding flagellar hook-basal body complex protein, with the protein MVSVPIQRPATVALSLQETLWPLLEATASNLANSTTSGFKRVFTETIEAKQTSPHGEVSYVSLSTINHDFTPGSIRQTGNTYDIAISGDGFFQVTGGKLTQNSYFNLSVDGRLLTPSGDALMNDGGGEITIPANSKFVNISQDGTITNQNGVIGKVGVFSVADKKTLKYGKDGYFFPEGQVDVATDVTVYQGFVMESNVNPIEETIRLIEIQRRYEQAEKILKESYELATDVVNVSSRSAV; encoded by the coding sequence ATGGTTTCAGTTCCTATCCAACGTCCTGCAACAGTAGCCCTGTCTTTACAAGAGACCTTATGGCCACTTCTTGAGGCCACTGCTTCTAATTTGGCGAATAGTACGACAAGTGGATTCAAACGTGTTTTCACCGAAACGATTGAGGCTAAGCAAACATCACCTCACGGTGAAGTTTCTTATGTTTCTTTGTCGACAATCAACCATGACTTTACCCCCGGATCAATCCGCCAAACAGGAAATACATATGATATTGCTATCTCAGGCGATGGTTTTTTCCAAGTAACAGGTGGCAAGTTAACTCAAAACAGTTATTTTAACTTGAGCGTTGATGGGCGGCTCCTGACACCATCTGGTGATGCTTTAATGAATGACGGTGGTGGTGAGATTACAATTCCGGCTAATTCGAAATTTGTTAATATTTCTCAGGACGGTACGATCACCAATCAAAATGGCGTTATTGGTAAAGTCGGCGTCTTTAGTGTGGCCGATAAAAAAACGCTAAAATATGGTAAAGATGGTTATTTCTTCCCCGAAGGACAGGTTGATGTTGCGACTGATGTGACTGTTTATCAGGGGTTTGTTATGGAATCTAATGTTAATCCAATTGAAGAAACCATTCGTCTGATTGAAATTCAACGTCGTTATGAACAAGCTGAAAAGATATTAAAAGAAAGTTATGAACTCGCAACGGACGTTGTTAACGTTTCGTCAAGGTCTGCTGTGTAA
- the flgG gene encoding flagellar basal-body rod protein FlgG, with protein MSLTNAMNIAKTGLHLQETNIAVKSQNLAAQGVDSFKRQYLVAQDLGYQDKTLAGAQTSANTTSTIGLAIGLGVMPAGIYRSFDIGDPVSTGERLDIMISGDGFYQVLMPDGTFGYTRTATFQRDPQSGQMVTIDGYVLQPNITIPQDAVEVSVSQDGVVSVLLAGQTTMQQVGQMQVTRFLNPNGLRAMGKNIFFETTGSGTPITSNPGLQGAGILMQGYREASNVNSVEEITDLIKIQHAYEQLTKVITTSDAMFDASNRMIA; from the coding sequence ATGTCTTTAACAAATGCAATGAATATCGCGAAAACAGGGTTGCACTTACAAGAAACCAATATCGCGGTAAAATCCCAGAACTTAGCGGCACAAGGTGTTGATTCTTTCAAACGTCAATACTTGGTTGCTCAGGATCTTGGGTATCAAGATAAAACTTTGGCTGGCGCGCAAACATCAGCCAACACAACGTCAACGATTGGTTTGGCGATTGGTCTCGGTGTAATGCCCGCTGGTATTTATCGTTCATTCGATATTGGTGATCCTGTTTCAACGGGGGAGAGACTGGATATTATGATTTCAGGCGATGGCTTTTACCAAGTCTTAATGCCTGATGGAACCTTTGGCTATACAAGAACAGCAACTTTTCAACGCGATCCACAGTCCGGGCAAATGGTGACAATTGATGGGTATGTTTTACAACCGAACATTACAATTCCACAAGATGCCGTTGAAGTTTCTGTCTCTCAGGATGGTGTTGTCTCTGTCTTGTTGGCAGGGCAAACAACGATGCAACAGGTTGGCCAAATGCAGGTAACACGTTTTCTGAATCCCAATGGTCTAAGGGCGATGGGTAAGAATATTTTCTTTGAAACCACGGGATCAGGGACACCCATTACGTCGAATCCGGGATTACAAGGAGCAGGAATATTGATGCAAGGCTATCGCGAAGCATCAAATGTAAATTCGGTTGAAGAAATTACAGATTTGATCAAAATCCAACATGCTTATGAACAGTTAACGAAAGTCATCACGACCAGCGATGCTATGTTCGATGCCAGTAATAGAATGATTGCCTAA
- the flgA gene encoding flagellar basal body P-ring formation protein FlgA: MTIAVLILTLCGVSFAGNFNAQDLSQSIKSELQHKVPFSGDFDVHLSDQKWSIQGDKFQVNDVKLQTDQRSFQAFVSVISGDTETRLKTIVGKIDPLTDVPMLTRIVAPGDEISATDITWQKLPSVRVNQNFIISQDDLIGKTPRNRMLQPGQPISKHDVRYPIVIKRGDTVAVAYRTDKMMITTTGVAEKDAATGDTIRLKTAGNKLIQAKVIGPQKAEIKPMEF, from the coding sequence ATGACAATAGCAGTTTTGATTTTAACTTTGTGTGGCGTTAGTTTTGCTGGTAATTTTAATGCCCAAGATCTAAGCCAATCTATTAAGTCAGAACTGCAACACAAAGTTCCATTTTCTGGTGATTTTGATGTTCATTTGTCGGATCAAAAATGGTCTATCCAAGGGGATAAGTTTCAAGTAAATGACGTAAAGTTACAGACAGATCAGCGGTCGTTCCAAGCATTTGTTTCAGTCATTTCTGGGGATACAGAGACTCGTCTTAAAACAATTGTGGGCAAAATTGACCCATTGACGGATGTGCCAATGTTAACACGGATTGTTGCCCCCGGTGATGAAATTAGCGCAACAGACATTACATGGCAAAAATTACCGAGTGTCAGGGTTAATCAGAACTTTATCATTAGTCAAGATGACTTGATTGGCAAAACACCGCGGAATCGAATGTTACAACCTGGGCAACCTATTTCAAAGCACGATGTCCGTTATCCAATTGTGATCAAGCGCGGTGATACGGTTGCTGTTGCGTATCGAACCGATAAAATGATGATCACAACGACAGGGGTCGCAGAAAAAGATGCGGCAACGGGTGATACAATTCGTTTAAAAACAGCGGGGAATAAACTTATCCAAGCTAAGGTTATTGGTCCGCAAAAAGCCGAAATAAAACCAATGGAATTTTAA
- a CDS encoding flagellar basal body L-ring protein FlgH — MGKIIFLPIALLLTGCNMAERLSEVGEPPLVSQIQNPTLVDDYKPVTMPMPAPESQSQNGNSLWQTGSRAFFKDQRASRVGDILTVNVNMEHTSSLDGKVESERDNSLTSGSIGALFGHENKLKKIFPNSVNKDDLVSYNFHPQMKTKTTTQYDNKLKFKIATSIIEVLPNGNLVIQGRQEVRDRGEVYVIDLKGIVRREDISSNNSINYTKIAEARISRTSRGQINDLNSTPWGSEALNKILPF; from the coding sequence ATGGGAAAAATTATTTTTTTACCGATAGCGCTTTTGTTAACAGGATGTAATATGGCTGAACGCTTGTCAGAGGTTGGGGAACCACCATTGGTAAGTCAGATCCAAAACCCAACGCTTGTTGATGATTATAAACCAGTGACCATGCCGATGCCTGCCCCTGAATCGCAAAGCCAAAATGGCAATTCCCTTTGGCAAACGGGATCTCGCGCCTTTTTCAAGGATCAACGCGCTTCACGTGTGGGGGATATTTTAACAGTGAATGTTAACATGGAACATACATCATCCTTGGATGGAAAAGTTGAGTCTGAACGGGATAATTCTCTAACTTCAGGATCGATAGGTGCTTTATTTGGGCATGAAAATAAATTGAAAAAGATATTCCCGAATTCGGTTAACAAAGACGATTTAGTCAGCTATAATTTTCATCCGCAAATGAAAACTAAAACAACCACCCAATATGATAATAAGTTGAAATTTAAGATTGCGACATCGATTATTGAAGTTCTTCCTAATGGGAATCTTGTGATCCAAGGTCGTCAAGAAGTTCGCGATCGTGGTGAAGTTTATGTGATTGATCTTAAAGGAATTGTCCGACGGGAAGATATTTCATCAAATAATTCAATTAATTATACCAAGATTGCAGAAGCACGAATTTCCAGAACATCTCGCGGTCAAATTAATGATCTCAATAGTACACCGTGGGGATCGGAAGCATTGAATAAGATTTTGCCGTTCTAG
- a CDS encoding DNA-packaging protein: MKNSEKLRRLLQQELKQRRVFKKKYSWFENARPNQLPPDGFWKTWLILAGRGFGKTRTGSETLRSWVETGQVKRIALVGGSLHEVRSVMVEGESGILNVHPPKDRPLYIPSQRLIKWPNGAIAQFFGAEAYEQLRGPQFDCAWIDELAKFRRAEDIWQQLQLCLRLGNNPKCIVTTTPRPTKLMKELLNSPNVVITRGSTFDNAENLAPSYLEQIRKQFINTRLGAQELYAEMLTETAGALWQRSMIQYQQPAYSPEGRPELERIVIAIDPATTTHDHSDETGIVVAGIDVSKQAYVLEDLSGKLSPHDWGRRVVDSYYRLKADRIVVEINKGGDLVENVLKSIDPTIPLKSVRATRGKYTRAEPIAALYEQHRVFHATPLSALEQQICDYIPGITAKSPDRMDALVWALTELMLESERQPKLKIWD, from the coding sequence ATGAAAAACTCAGAGAAATTGCGTCGTTTACTCCAACAAGAACTTAAACAACGACGGGTTTTTAAAAAGAAGTACAGCTGGTTTGAAAATGCGCGCCCCAATCAATTACCTCCCGATGGCTTCTGGAAAACATGGCTGATTCTAGCTGGACGCGGTTTTGGCAAAACTCGTACAGGTTCTGAAACATTAAGAAGTTGGGTTGAAACAGGACAAGTCAAAAGAATTGCTTTAGTGGGCGGTAGTTTACATGAAGTCCGCAGTGTCATGGTCGAGGGTGAAAGTGGCATCTTAAATGTCCATCCTCCGAAAGATCGCCCCCTATATATCCCATCACAACGCTTAATCAAATGGCCTAATGGTGCCATCGCCCAATTTTTTGGTGCCGAAGCCTATGAACAATTACGGGGGCCTCAATTTGATTGCGCGTGGATTGATGAACTCGCGAAATTTCGTCGGGCCGAAGATATTTGGCAACAACTCCAATTGTGTTTACGTTTAGGGAACAACCCAAAATGTATTGTCACGACCACACCCAGACCAACAAAACTTATGAAAGAACTGCTTAATTCCCCAAACGTTGTCATCACTCGGGGATCAACCTTTGATAACGCAGAAAATCTTGCCCCCAGTTATCTGGAACAAATTCGTAAGCAATTTATTAATACCCGTTTGGGAGCACAAGAACTCTATGCCGAAATGCTAACCGAGACAGCCGGCGCTTTGTGGCAAAGATCCATGATTCAGTACCAACAACCCGCCTATTCACCCGAAGGTCGCCCTGAGCTCGAGAGAATTGTCATCGCCATTGATCCTGCCACCACAACCCATGACCACAGTGATGAAACGGGCATTGTTGTAGCAGGAATCGATGTTAGCAAACAGGCCTACGTTCTTGAAGATTTAAGCGGTAAATTATCACCCCATGATTGGGGAAGACGCGTGGTTGACAGTTATTATCGTCTTAAGGCTGACCGCATCGTTGTTGAAATTAACAAGGGGGGCGATCTTGTTGAAAACGTCTTAAAATCCATTGATCCGACAATCCCCTTAAAATCCGTTCGCGCAACTCGAGGTAAATATACCCGCGCCGAACCGATTGCAGCTTTATATGAACAACATCGTGTTTTCCACGCAACCCCCTTATCCGCATTAGAGCAACAGATTTGTGATTATATTCCCGGAATTACGGCAAAATCCCCTGACCGCATGGATGCCCTCGTTTGGGCACTTACTGAACTCATGCTTGAGAGTGAAAGGCAACCCAAGCTCAAGATTTGGGATTAG
- a CDS encoding sulfur globule family protein, which yields MIKFLSFLLLICFAEAETEIQHSQPQIGSHRSIPKKVTTTSQHTTATQSHQKKPETCPRNCIEAVHALDQVYHLRQQIEQAKHAQNPKYTMKTINQTKIQGSNQHCQADCAQVKGIQRQIEKYQADLAKIKATPAQVPPRPQATNHSTALVVHQPVATGTCPKNCHEAWYYLQEVYKLRQQIEQTKHAHNPQYAMKQIKAPTMQDSGQSCHADCPQVKGIQREVDKYKAELAKLKADHTNATNPAQPQKPSLRIPQQEIAAGTCPKNCHEAWYYLHEIHDVRQQIEQAKHAKNSSYQIQTIKPPTMQDSTQHCHGDCPQVLGIQRQLKKYQDELAAINAGNALPAPQQGLKGQCKPGCDNETALRIEIQNLNKKLDQLKHKADPSYRVKTYKPISAVKTGVTCPAGCNNLKQLEKRKSQLNQAITQMQSDHSRPIITEPDDDYNALVPYTGGNLDDDYSGPTNEDVTDQPQKQKKPGFFSRVKSKITSGASSIRNKIRKNPSSSGSNNQLVPYDNDDNTGGALVPYDDDELDNNDDNTGGALVPYDDDGLDDDYNQPLQSTSPSSGGYDPYGTDDDLDYSQGYGYNQNTGNYNAYNNPYGNQMAPYGQNYGYNPYGSSSTTHEESGPMYPYPYTGGEIFRSDQTDNQANNANTAAAAMTAFGSILGGLLSQQPAATVPAQQPAAPPPAPAQQPQQVSPQTVVPQDDGDLDDLYGGSGDYASTTGPSEYGSSNYGSSSSSYGSRSYSSPSTSSSYSSSSYSNPSSSSYGSSGASYSSRNSSSSYGSGYNSSRSGYDSDYDY from the coding sequence ATGATTAAGTTTTTATCCTTTTTACTATTGATTTGCTTTGCTGAGGCAGAAACAGAAATACAACATTCTCAACCCCAAATCGGGTCACATCGTTCTATCCCGAAAAAGGTAACGACGACCAGCCAACATACAACAGCAACACAATCACATCAGAAAAAACCTGAAACCTGCCCTCGTAATTGTATTGAAGCTGTCCATGCCCTTGACCAAGTCTATCATTTGCGCCAACAAATTGAACAGGCTAAGCATGCTCAAAACCCTAAGTATACGATGAAGACAATTAATCAGACAAAGATCCAAGGTTCAAATCAACACTGTCAAGCCGACTGTGCTCAGGTCAAAGGAATCCAACGTCAAATTGAGAAATACCAAGCTGATCTTGCAAAAATCAAGGCAACACCAGCGCAGGTACCACCACGACCACAAGCAACTAATCACTCAACAGCATTAGTTGTTCATCAACCTGTTGCAACCGGAACATGCCCGAAGAACTGTCATGAAGCTTGGTATTATTTACAAGAAGTTTATAAATTACGCCAACAAATTGAACAGACTAAACATGCCCATAACCCTCAGTATGCAATGAAGCAAATTAAGGCGCCAACCATGCAAGATTCCGGTCAAAGCTGCCATGCAGATTGTCCACAAGTCAAAGGCATCCAACGGGAAGTTGACAAGTACAAAGCTGAACTTGCCAAACTTAAAGCTGATCATACAAATGCTACAAACCCAGCTCAACCTCAAAAACCATCTCTTCGCATACCGCAACAAGAAATTGCAGCGGGAACATGTCCAAAAAATTGTCACGAAGCTTGGTATTATTTGCATGAAATTCATGATGTTCGCCAGCAAATCGAACAAGCAAAGCATGCAAAAAATTCATCCTATCAGATACAAACAATCAAGCCACCAACCATGCAAGACTCAACCCAGCATTGCCATGGTGACTGCCCACAAGTTCTTGGCATTCAACGCCAATTGAAGAAATACCAAGATGAACTAGCCGCTATCAATGCTGGCAATGCCCTACCGGCACCACAACAAGGCCTAAAAGGTCAATGCAAACCAGGTTGTGATAATGAAACAGCCCTCCGCATTGAAATCCAAAACCTTAATAAGAAATTGGATCAACTCAAACACAAGGCAGATCCAAGTTATCGCGTAAAAACCTACAAACCAATCTCTGCTGTTAAAACTGGCGTGACTTGCCCTGCAGGTTGTAACAACCTCAAACAATTGGAAAAACGGAAAAGCCAATTAAATCAAGCAATCACACAAATGCAATCAGATCATTCTCGTCCGATTATCACTGAACCTGACGATGATTATAATGCGCTAGTCCCTTATACAGGGGGCAACCTCGATGATGATTACTCAGGCCCAACTAATGAAGATGTAACTGATCAACCACAAAAACAGAAAAAACCCGGATTCTTTAGTCGTGTTAAATCAAAGATAACTAGCGGTGCATCAAGCATTCGAAACAAAATCAGAAAAAATCCGTCATCATCTGGATCCAACAACCAACTCGTTCCCTATGATAATGACGATAACACAGGGGGAGCTCTCGTTCCTTATGACGATGATGAACTTGATAATAATGACGATAACACAGGGGGAGCTCTCGTCCCTTATGACGATGACGGACTTGATGACGATTATAATCAACCACTGCAATCAACTAGCCCCTCTAGTGGCGGCTACGATCCTTATGGTACAGATGATGATTTAGATTATAGCCAAGGTTATGGATATAATCAAAACACAGGAAATTATAATGCTTACAATAATCCTTACGGCAACCAAATGGCACCATACGGTCAAAATTATGGGTACAACCCTTACGGTAGTTCATCGACCACACATGAAGAATCAGGACCAATGTATCCCTATCCATACACTGGCGGAGAAATTTTCCGCAGTGACCAAACTGATAACCAAGCAAATAATGCAAACACAGCAGCAGCGGCCATGACAGCATTCGGCAGTATTCTTGGTGGACTGCTTTCTCAACAACCAGCGGCGACAGTACCGGCACAACAACCAGCAGCACCACCACCTGCACCTGCCCAACAACCGCAACAAGTCTCACCACAAACTGTTGTGCCTCAAGATGATGGGGATCTCGATGATCTATACGGTGGATCTGGGGACTATGCCTCAACAACAGGTCCATCGGAATATGGCAGCAGCAACTACGGAAGTTCCAGCTCTTCTTATGGATCTCGTAGCTATAGCAGCCCATCTACTAGTTCTAGCTATAGTTCAAGTAGTTACAGCAATCCCTCCAGCTCTTCTTATGGATCTTCAGGGGCATCCTATAGCTCTCGAAATAGCTCTTCGTCCTATGGATCTGGGTATAATTCTTCTAGATCAGGCTATGACTCTGATTACGACTATTAA
- a CDS encoding TIGR01459 family HAD-type hydrolase, whose protein sequence is MTMELMMKIKTLNDIVDSYDLLFVDMWGVVYDGVHALTPAIQVLNELHHQNKIMMFVSNNPRPQSIARKTLDQIGVNSDIPIVTSGDVTRHLIQEQHSGHNVFHIGAETNQDILKDMPVTEVSNLHEADFVLLSPFMDEVEDCTVFDEMLKEIAGVELPVYCPNPDVHAPHHGTLRKTAGFFAERLERFGGTVIRIGKPCANIFEYVLEQYGQPIAKDKILMIGDGMETDIKGGIDFGIDTLFVEDGISKLISKDYDFSSKFRIDHLQ, encoded by the coding sequence TTGACAATGGAACTAATGATGAAAATAAAAACATTAAATGATATTGTAGATTCGTACGACTTGTTGTTTGTCGATATGTGGGGCGTTGTCTACGATGGGGTTCACGCTTTAACACCGGCAATTCAAGTGTTAAATGAATTGCATCATCAGAATAAAATCATGATGTTTGTCTCTAATAACCCGCGTCCCCAAAGTATTGCTCGTAAGACTTTGGATCAAATTGGTGTCAATTCAGATATTCCGATTGTGACATCAGGAGATGTAACGCGACATTTAATTCAGGAACAACATTCCGGACATAACGTTTTTCATATTGGTGCTGAAACAAATCAGGATATTTTAAAAGACATGCCCGTTACGGAAGTATCAAATTTGCATGAGGCTGATTTTGTTTTGTTAAGCCCTTTTATGGATGAGGTTGAGGACTGTACAGTTTTCGATGAAATGCTCAAAGAAATTGCTGGAGTCGAACTTCCTGTTTATTGCCCCAATCCGGATGTTCATGCTCCCCATCACGGAACACTACGTAAAACAGCCGGTTTTTTTGCTGAAAGGCTTGAGCGGTTTGGGGGGACGGTTATTCGCATCGGAAAACCCTGTGCGAATATATTTGAATATGTACTTGAACAGTATGGTCAACCGATTGCCAAAGACAAAATCTTGATGATTGGCGATGGTATGGAAACGGATATCAAAGGTGGAATTGACTTTGGGATCGATACGTTGTTTGTTGAAGATGGGATTTCGAAATTGATTTCTAAGGACTATGATTTTAGTTCTAAATTTAGGATTGATCACTTACAATAA
- a CDS encoding ABC transporter substrate-binding protein, whose translation MKKIIQLMVLVALYATPGLCESKSLIEDLGNRAITTLTNSSESSDTIESNFLKLFDEGFDVRNIANFVMGRYWKQATPDQQERFIKIFRTRVKKAYASRFREYKGVKFVIGKVHNRHGSDYVESTIQKPNGPLTNVEWRVKNDKIQDVKVEGVSMSVTMRDDYNSLLGQKNGDIEAFLKDLESR comes from the coding sequence ATGAAAAAAATAATCCAATTAATGGTTCTGGTTGCTCTCTACGCAACACCGGGACTGTGTGAATCCAAGTCTCTGATTGAGGATTTGGGAAATCGTGCTATTACAACGTTGACGAATAGTTCAGAGTCTTCAGATACGATTGAATCTAATTTTTTAAAGCTTTTTGACGAAGGGTTTGATGTGCGAAATATCGCAAATTTTGTCATGGGGCGTTATTGGAAGCAAGCAACGCCAGATCAGCAAGAGCGTTTTATTAAGATCTTTCGTACCCGTGTTAAAAAAGCTTATGCCAGCCGATTTCGTGAGTACAAAGGTGTAAAATTTGTTATCGGGAAAGTTCACAATCGTCATGGGTCGGACTATGTTGAATCGACAATTCAAAAGCCAAATGGTCCTTTGACCAATGTGGAATGGCGTGTTAAAAATGACAAAATTCAAGATGTAAAAGTCGAAGGCGTCAGCATGAGTGTTACTATGCGCGATGACTATAATAGCTTATTAGGTCAGAAGAATGGTGATATTGAGGCCTTCTTAAAAGATTTGGAAAGCCGATAA
- a CDS encoding UTP--glucose-1-phosphate uridylyltransferase, with translation MKVRTAVFPVAGLGTRFLPATKSIPKEMLTVGDRPLIQHAVEEAKAAGIERFIFVTSQGKTAIEDHFDVNQVLESTLADRGKIQELDRVQSLQLGPGEAVFIRQQQPLGLGHAVWCARNLVGDEPFALLLADDMIIGGAPCTAQMIEAYNQNGRGNYTAVMDVPQEHVSRYGILDIAQDDGVLVQAQNVVEKPDPATSPSRTAIVGRYILDPMTFGKININNFGVGKEIQLTDAFKPMIDAGIPFYGVRFKGHRFDCGTKEGWLEANVANAYNDETIRPRLLEILKKLKIN, from the coding sequence ATGAAAGTTAGAACCGCTGTATTTCCGGTCGCAGGTCTAGGGACTCGTTTTTTACCAGCAACAAAATCAATTCCCAAAGAAATGTTGACTGTTGGTGATCGCCCCTTAATCCAACATGCCGTTGAAGAAGCAAAAGCCGCAGGAATCGAACGGTTCATCTTTGTGACCTCTCAAGGTAAAACAGCCATCGAAGATCATTTTGATGTAAATCAAGTCTTAGAATCAACTTTGGCTGATCGCGGTAAAATTCAGGAACTTGATCGTGTTCAATCCCTGCAATTAGGACCAGGCGAAGCGGTCTTTATCCGTCAACAACAACCCCTTGGTCTTGGTCATGCCGTTTGGTGTGCGCGCAACCTTGTCGGAGATGAACCTTTTGCCTTGTTACTCGCAGATGATATGATCATTGGCGGGGCTCCCTGTACAGCACAAATGATCGAAGCCTATAATCAAAACGGGCGCGGCAATTATACCGCTGTTATGGATGTTCCTCAAGAACATGTATCTCGTTATGGTATTTTAGACATTGCCCAAGATGATGGGGTTTTAGTTCAAGCTCAAAACGTTGTAGAAAAACCAGATCCGGCCACCAGTCCATCTCGTACAGCAATCGTTGGGCGTTATATTTTGGACCCAATGACCTTTGGCAAAATTAATATCAATAATTTTGGTGTTGGCAAAGAAATTCAGCTAACGGATGCCTTTAAACCGATGATTGATGCAGGCATCCCTTTTTATGGTGTTAGGTTTAAAGGGCACCGTTTTGATTGTGGTACAAAAGAGGGTTGGCTCGAAGCCAACGTTGCCAATGCCTATAATGACGAGACCATACGCCCTCGACTATTGGAAATACTCAAGAAACTTAAAATTAACTAA